The DNA window CTCCTAGTTGTGTGTCGCAAGAAGATTGATTGTACATTCTGTCCGGATAGTCTTCTAGTTGTATGCCACAAGAAGTTTTGATTGTACATTCTGTCCCTATAGTCTCCTATTTGTGTACCGCAAGAAGTTTTGATTGTACAATCTGTCAGGATAACTTCCTAGTTTTGTGCCGTAAGAAGTTTTGATTGTACATTATGTCCAGATAGTCTCCTAGTTGTGTGCCACACGAAGTTTTGATTGTACAATATGTCCGGATAGTCTCTTATTTGTGTGTCACAAGAAGTTTTGGTAGTATAATCTGTCCGGATAATCTCCTAGTTGTGTGTCGCAAGAAGATTGATTGTACATTCTGTCCGGATAGTCTTCTAGTTGTATGCCACAATAAGTTTTGATTGTACATTCTGTCTGGATAGTCTTCTAGTTGTGTGCCACAAGAAGTTTTGATTGTACAATATGTCCGGATAGTCTCTTAGTTGTGTGTCGCAAGAAGACTGATTGTACATTCTGTCCGGATAGTCTCCTAGTTGTGTGCCGCAAGAATTTTTGATTGTACAATCTGTCCTGATAGTCTCATAGTTTTTTGCCACAAGAAGTTTAGATTGTACAATCTGTCCGGATAATCTCCTAGTTGTGTGCCGCAAGACGTTTTGATTGTACATTCTGTCCTGATGGTCTCCTAGTTGTGTGCCACAATAAGTTTGATTGTACAATCTGTCCGGATAGGCGTCTCCTAGTTGTTTGCCACAAGAAGTTGATTGTACAATCTATCCGAATAGTCTCCTAGATTTGCCTTACTGCTGTCAACATGACAAAGTAGTCTGCGTATCATGTGTTCCGGTATCACATCAGAATTGCAAGTCTAtcatttcaattgaaaaagcTGCTAGAGGCGTAAAAGATGGTACCGCTATTTCTGATCTAGAGAGAAGGATTTTAAACCTATGTCAAGTTGCAGAGAACAGACGGAGTCAAAGTGAGAAAACACTTGTAGATTTGGAAGAAAGTCGTACCAAAATAAAGACAAGGGTGTCTGACATCAAACGGAAAGTCATTGCTCATTTAGATACTTTAGAAGCAGAAATACATGAAGATATTGATTCTAAGTATAAAAATTGTACTGAGAGTGTTACCCGAAACAGAAATAGCATACAATCTAGCTCAGACTCGCTGTCTACATGGAAACGTGATCTTAATTCACTGAAGCAACACACATCAGAATCTCATTTATTCCAGGTGGTAAAATTTCTCGATGCAAAAATCTACCAGAAAGAATTACAAATCAGAGAAATCAAAGCAGCTACTGTTCCGATACTAACATTTTATCCTTCAGAATCTGAATCGAAAATTAAGAAACTTATCCCTGACTTGGGTAAAATAACGGTTGAAAATGTCCAAGTACCAAAACCTGCACTAGATATAGACAAACAATGTAATGTTCCCGTTAGAGATGAAAGAAAGTTATCACCGACACATTCATTCCAGACCACGAAATTAGGAAATGAAGTAAATATCAGTAGTGGATGCTTTATTTCTGATAATAGGTTACTCCTGTGTCACCCCAAGGGGAAACATCTTTTCGTTTGTAAACTTGATGGATCTAATTCCAACGTGATTGATTTGGATTATAAACCATTTGAAATAAGCTTATATGACAAAAACCATGCTGTAGTATCGGATGGTGGTGCAGGTATCCAGATAATAGACCTGACAACATTGAAGCCTGGAAGGAGAATTCAAGTTAAAGGATTCTGTGATGGAATAACCAGTGTAAAGGATAAGATCTGGGTAAAAAATAAATCTCACACTCTAACTATAATGGATATCAATGGTAAagtttttaaagtaataaaaacaacGTTTGATGCTTATCAAATCTGTGCCAGTCAGGATGGTGATGTGTATTGTACTGACGGTAGTAGTGAGAAAGTATTCTTAGTTTCTTTGGATGGAAAAGAACGTGAGATATACAACAGTCCTGACCTGACAACTGGTATTGGTGTAGCTGTAGATGACCATGGGGACGTGTATGTATCAGGATGGTTATCAAACAACATACATAGAATATCTAATGATGGACAGAAACATGACATCGTTTTGTCAGCAGACGATGGTATCAATGAACCGACTGGTTTATCTTACAACAATGAAACAAGAGAACTGTTAGTCTTCAACGACTATGGTGGTTTTATCagtatttataaaaccaaatgaACACTGTCTAATGAACACTAAAATGACTGTAAGAATCGGTGAAAAGCCGaaagataaataatattttttttatatcttaatgacaaattgatttatataccgtgttttctaattttgttcgaaacttttttagatttattgtTACTGACAAGGTAAACcataattttagatttattgtAACTGACAAGGTAAACCATACCGAGAGTAATCCAATACCTATTTGAATATGAAGTGTAATGGATATGAgactttttaataaatagtGACACATTcaaaaatctagaaaaaaatatttagagttTGTCTGTACTAGTCTGAAGTATCTCTTCAAACTTGCACAAAGAGGAAGAGTATAGCACTATAAAgatgaatatgcatatttcggtcacacattttatttcagatCATGATAGACCAAAATTGTGAGTCAGTAATTTGAGACTTCTATAATTAgatcaaatattttgtaaaaacatgaaTGTTTCCTCATTGAatctagacaaataaaaatagcaCTTTGTGTTAATAGAGaccaaaaactttcaaaaacaaTGTAATGTATAGGTTACCGAGTGACCttaaacaatttaagaaaaaaatgaatacggTATAGGCACCAATAATTAGCCCACCATGTAAACCGTGAAACATGTCATACTAGTACACTAACGGCCTAAGTTACAACAAttaagtttagaaaaaaacaaacatgaaagGCCTTGATgctaatttataacaatagaAGAATGCTAACAGCTGTCGGAAAAGACATGTTATTAAACTCATTGGAATGGCAAATAAGAAAAAgacaacaataaaattgagaaaggaaattgggaatgtcATTTGTAATCACTAAGtaatgttttcaattatttttactCTATGACTGATAAAATAAATTGTCTAATAAATACCAATCAACAGCTAACAATATAAACATAGAATCATTGACTTTACACACTTTCAAGAATATAGAGTTAAAATATAAGTTACGCGTTTTTTAACAGAGTTATGATAAGTCTATTCCTACGTGGAAAAGAAGAAGATCATTTTCAATGACTAACATTATGATTAGAAGCGTAGGCGAAAAATGATGAAGACCCCGCACAATGCAATCCATTTTATTACGGCTAAACAAGTTAAATCCAGTTTTATATTATCATGACTATCGCAGAGGAAATATTAGCATGCTTTTCAACCCGGGATAATCTAATTTTTTGAGGGAATGAATGATCCTGTTTTATCCAATTCATTGGTATTTCACCTACGAGTGTATGAGGCAAGTCGTACAACGTCTCATACGTCTTGAAAACATGTTCGTCTCACCTTTTTGCGATAATATCAGATGTCAAACTTGATTTTGAAAGATCCGAAATGTGAAACTTCAAGGGGTATTTCTGATTGACTGCTGATACAGTCATCTTTTTTTAAAGCACCTGTCATGGATTATTCaacaaataacttttatttgttgaaaacaaaatataatatcatattAGTAAGAAATATCACgattcattttgataaattataccATTTTCCGTGTTGTCATATAATCAATGTATGTAGAGGTTCTTTAATATGGAATTATGGCCTTggttaatttatttgtaaatacaaaacTATAAAACCTACATTGCTACCGTTAATTGTATATGTATAACATATATGTTTACTTCAAATGTAAATAGTACCTCATTTAGACCGTATGTAAAGATGCAAAAGTCTCACCAGAAATATAAGATTCTCTTGACATTTTACTAAAAACATATTACTGCTATTAAAGAAATTGCACGCTTAGAGTGCTGTTAGACAAAAACACGAGCATTTGCATTTGCAAACGAACATACACAAACATAACGGTGAGGGTCAAACGCACCTGTATTGCTTTCGTTTTAAAAGTAAAgatctataattgttaaaattaattgatGGTGCCGAAATGTTTacgattttttaacatattttctgaAACGCACATACAACCTTATTGTCTTGTGGTAGCGGTTTGGAGGGATTGAAATGAATAAAGGGTTGATCTCTATTCTGGTCAAGgatgttttgtaaacatctgTTTATTTAGATATGCCAAATGTTGACACAGTTGCATCGACCGGCGGTTAGGTAAAAGACCCAGCATTTCGCATATGAAGTTCAACCTACTTCTTTGAACATATTAAACGTTATCTTTTTGAAAGTGTCATTTACATCTATAATGATATAATActagttttaataaaaaaaaacatcgcgGTATAAACATTGTTATCGTCTTCTATATGTATTTTCCCCCTAGTTTTAGGGAGCCTTTATGAACATCATCTGATAGATATTGATTCTTGTATCAGCGGATAcgtcataaattatataatctggGCGTATTGATGTGTAACAGTGTACCGCaactgttatttttatatatgaagtTTTATAGTTTTAGGAAACGAATACATTAAGGTATACATTACGATTTTTCAGAGGTTTTAACTTCTGTTAATCTAATTAAATTCGTTTATTCATTATACGTTGCTTGATTGTTTGTGGAAACTTGTTTTTGTCAAGGCTTACTTTGATTCTAAAAACGATGGCGTTTGTAAGTAACATGACATTCCAAATAAACGGGAGTAAAGCCTGGAATGAAACAGCG is part of the Mytilus trossulus isolate FHL-02 chromosome 13, PNRI_Mtr1.1.1.hap1, whole genome shotgun sequence genome and encodes:
- the LOC134694263 gene encoding uncharacterized protein LOC134694263, producing the protein MVMMVLLVGTLWLTLSKASPSCLPQEVDCTIYPNSLLDLPYCCQHDKVVCVSCVPVSHQNCKSIISIEKAARGVKDGTAISDLERRILNLCQVAENRRSQSEKTLVDLEESRTKIKTRVSDIKRKVIAHLDTLEAEIHEDIDSKYKNCTESVTRNRNSIQSSSDSLSTWKRDLNSLKQHTSESHLFQVVKFLDAKIYQKELQIREIKAATVPILTFYPSESESKIKKLIPDLGKITVENVQVPKPALDIDKQCNVPVRDERKLSPTHSFQTTKLGNEVNISSGCFISDNRLLLCHPKGKHLFVCKLDGSNSNVIDLDYKPFEISLYDKNHAVVSDGGAGIQIIDLTTLKPGRRIQVKGFCDGITSVKDKIWVKNKSHTLTIMDINGKVFKVIKTTFDAYQICASQDGDVYCTDGSSEKVFLVSLDGKEREIYNSPDLTTGIGVAVDDHGDVYVSGWLSNNIHRISNDGQKHDIVLSADDGINEPTGLSYNNETRELLVFNDYGGFISIYKTK